In the Methanofollis sp. genome, one interval contains:
- a CDS encoding phosphoribosylanthranilate isomerase, with the protein MRVKICGITMVADAVAADRAGADAIGVVLFSDSPRAVAPEKAEEIFSSLGPFTARICVSRTDDPAELDEILALSPTAVQLYCDLPVPPGVRVIRAVSAGRLPPGRYDAVLLDRSEGTGRRYDLNEARSFVLRSPVPVLLSGGLTPDNVGEAVRAVRPYGVDVSSGVEDSPGIKNTQKMTEFIMACRSISP; encoded by the coding sequence ATGCGCGTGAAGATCTGCGGGATCACGATGGTCGCCGACGCCGTTGCCGCCGATAGGGCCGGTGCCGACGCGATCGGCGTCGTCCTCTTCTCCGACTCGCCACGGGCGGTCGCTCCTGAAAAGGCGGAGGAGATCTTCTCCTCTCTTGGCCCCTTCACGGCCCGGATCTGCGTCTCGCGGACAGACGACCCGGCAGAACTCGACGAGATCCTCGCCCTCAGCCCTACGGCGGTGCAACTCTACTGCGACCTCCCTGTACCGCCGGGCGTGCGGGTGATCAGGGCGGTCTCCGCCGGGAGACTCCCTCCCGGCAGGTACGACGCGGTCCTCCTCGACCGGAGCGAGGGCACAGGAAGGCGGTACGATCTGAATGAGGCCCGGTCGTTTGTCCTGCGGTCTCCTGTCCCGGTCCTCCTCTCCGGCGGCCTGACCCCGGACAATGTCGGCGAGGCGGTCAGGGCCGTGCGGCCATACGGGGTGGACGTCTCGTCCGGCGTCGAGGACAGCCCGGGCATCAAAAACACACAAAAAATGACGGAATTTATCATGGCATGCAGGAGCATATCCCCATGA
- the trpD gene encoding anthranilate phosphoribosyltransferase — translation MIREAIGRVAEGRDLSGREAGEVMHEILSGGATPAQVGGFLAAMRMKGESVDEIAAFAQAMREASVRIRPRVTGVLVDTCGTGGDGSGTFNISTTAAFVVAGAGVPVVKHGNRGATSRCGSADVLAALGVGLDLGPERAREIVEEIGFVFLYAPAYHPALGRVSGVRSEIGVRTVFNLLGPLANPAGAGAQLVGVYSPALVETVAGVLKSLGVGRAMVVHGSGIDEISTAGPTHVAELRDGAVRTYDLACEDYGIPPASLSDLAGGDTAENAQILRGVLDGEHGPARDIVLLNAAAAIYLGGRARSLRDGLCRAEDSIDSGKAREKLDALVRATGGA, via the coding sequence ATGATCAGGGAGGCGATCGGTCGGGTGGCCGAAGGCCGCGACCTCTCGGGCAGAGAGGCGGGCGAGGTCATGCACGAGATCCTCAGCGGCGGCGCCACACCGGCACAGGTCGGTGGTTTTCTTGCCGCAATGAGGATGAAAGGCGAGTCTGTCGATGAGATTGCCGCCTTTGCACAGGCGATGCGCGAGGCCTCGGTCAGGATCAGGCCGCGGGTCACCGGCGTCCTCGTCGACACCTGCGGCACGGGTGGCGACGGCAGCGGCACCTTCAATATCAGCACCACGGCTGCCTTTGTCGTCGCCGGTGCAGGCGTGCCTGTCGTGAAGCACGGCAACAGGGGCGCAACAAGCAGGTGCGGTTCGGCCGACGTCCTCGCCGCCCTCGGTGTCGGCCTTGACCTCGGGCCTGAACGCGCCCGGGAGATTGTCGAGGAGATCGGGTTCGTCTTCCTCTATGCGCCGGCGTACCACCCGGCCCTCGGCCGGGTGTCAGGTGTCCGGTCGGAGATCGGGGTCAGGACGGTCTTCAACCTCCTCGGCCCCCTTGCGAATCCTGCCGGTGCAGGGGCGCAACTTGTCGGGGTCTACAGCCCGGCGCTCGTAGAAACGGTCGCCGGCGTGCTGAAGAGCCTCGGCGTCGGGCGGGCGATGGTGGTCCACGGCAGCGGCATCGACGAGATCAGCACCGCAGGGCCGACCCATGTCGCCGAACTCCGTGACGGGGCGGTCCGGACCTATGACCTTGCCTGCGAGGATTATGGGATCCCGCCCGCCTCCCTATCCGACCTTGCCGGTGGGGACACGGCTGAGAACGCACAGATTCTCAGGGGCGTGCTCGACGGCGAGCACGGGCCTGCCCGCGACATCGTCCTCCTCAACGCCGCCGCGGCGATCTATCTCGGGGGACGGGCCCGCAGCCTCAGGGACGGCCTTTGCCGTGCTGAGGACTCGATCGATTCAGGAAAGGCACGGGAAAAACTCGACGCCCTTGTCAGGGCGACAGGGGGTGCCTGA
- a CDS encoding anthranilate synthase component I family protein, producing the protein MDSAVIGETEIFKPGYQEFLAAAEGRSRPLIIPLCQELPLPPVTPPGVYAGLCDGVGFFLESMEGSDRSARYSVIGVDPVLRVSVGETAEISGTGPFVRVAASPDVADPVGVVRSILGRFAVADVGAPRYFGGFVGYFAYDLVHALQPKVGPGRRDGPDAPLARLLLAQDCIVFDHLAGRMYVFSSPLLTEDTDPHRAYEESRARVRALVAKIRALGPEEERPRLFPAVGDLPCRSTFSKEAFEAAVLRMKEHITAGNIFQGVLSRRIDCDYPGDPFAIYRALRAINPGPYMYFLDFGDQQVAGASPEMLVRVEKGKVTTVPIAGTRPRGATPDEDDRLEKDLLADAKERAEHTMLVDLARNDLGRVCTYGSVHLPAFMGVEKYSHVQHIVSTVEGALDGRYDCFDAFTSCFPAGTVSGAPKIRAMQIIDDLEPCRRGIYAGAVGHVGFDGDMDVAIAIRTVVVEDGTASVQVGAGIVADSIPENEWEETGSKAAAMLRAIAYGRRDL; encoded by the coding sequence ATGGATAGTGCCGTAATCGGTGAAACAGAGATATTCAAGCCGGGTTATCAGGAGTTTCTTGCCGCCGCGGAGGGGCGGTCCCGGCCCCTCATCATTCCCCTCTGCCAGGAACTCCCCCTCCCGCCGGTGACGCCGCCGGGAGTCTATGCAGGGCTCTGCGACGGCGTCGGCTTCTTCCTTGAATCGATGGAGGGGAGTGACCGGAGTGCGCGCTACTCGGTGATCGGGGTCGACCCGGTACTCAGGGTATCCGTTGGGGAGACGGCCGAGATATCCGGCACCGGGCCCTTCGTCAGGGTCGCCGCCTCTCCGGACGTTGCCGACCCGGTCGGGGTGGTCAGGTCCATCCTCGGCAGGTTTGCCGTCGCCGATGTCGGCGCCCCGAGATATTTCGGGGGTTTTGTCGGCTACTTCGCGTACGACCTTGTCCACGCGCTCCAGCCGAAGGTCGGGCCCGGCCGCCGTGACGGCCCCGACGCCCCCCTGGCCAGGCTTCTCCTTGCACAGGACTGTATCGTCTTCGACCATCTCGCCGGCAGGATGTACGTCTTCTCAAGCCCCCTGCTGACCGAAGACACAGACCCTCACAGGGCGTACGAGGAGAGCAGAGCGAGGGTCAGGGCGCTGGTTGCAAAGATCAGGGCTCTCGGCCCGGAGGAAGAGAGGCCCCGGCTTTTCCCTGCGGTTGGAGACCTCCCCTGCCGCTCGACCTTCTCGAAGGAGGCCTTCGAGGCTGCCGTCCTGAGGATGAAAGAGCACATCACGGCAGGCAACATCTTCCAGGGCGTCCTGTCCCGGAGGATCGACTGCGACTATCCGGGCGACCCCTTTGCGATCTATAGGGCGCTCAGGGCGATCAACCCGGGCCCGTACATGTACTTCCTGGACTTCGGGGACCAGCAGGTCGCCGGAGCAAGTCCCGAGATGCTCGTCCGCGTGGAGAAGGGAAAGGTCACGACAGTTCCGATCGCCGGGACGCGGCCGAGGGGTGCGACCCCTGACGAGGACGACCGCCTCGAAAAGGATCTCCTTGCCGACGCGAAGGAACGCGCCGAGCACACCATGCTCGTCGACCTCGCCAGAAACGACCTCGGCAGGGTCTGCACCTATGGCTCGGTCCACCTGCCCGCGTTCATGGGTGTCGAGAAGTACTCCCATGTCCAGCATATCGTCTCCACGGTGGAGGGGGCGCTCGACGGCCGGTACGACTGTTTCGATGCCTTCACATCATGCTTCCCGGCAGGCACGGTCTCGGGAGCCCCGAAGATCCGGGCGATGCAGATCATCGATGACCTGGAGCCCTGCCGTCGCGGCATATATGCCGGTGCGGTCGGCCATGTCGGTTTCGACGGGGACATGGACGTCGCCATCGCGATCAGGACCGTCGTCGTCGAGGACGGGACGGCGTCGGTCCAGGTCGGCGCCGGCATAGTAGCCGATTCCATCCCCGAAAACGAGTGGGAGGAGACCGGGAGCAAGGCTGCGGCCATGCTCCGGGCGATCGCATACGGGAGGAGAGACCTATGA
- a CDS encoding aminodeoxychorismate/anthranilate synthase component II: MRVLIIDCYDSFTYNLYQQVGKLGGEPVVVRNDAPASVLRDIDCDRVILSPGPGTPEDAGLCLDALRTVCREVPTLGVCLGHQAICTVFGGRVTRAGRLMHGKTSRIIHDGAGIFDGVPDPFSATRYHSLVADRATLPRELDVTATSLDDGYVMGVRHRDYPIDGIQFHPESILSPEGDRIIGNFLAGKGARA; this comes from the coding sequence ATGAGAGTGCTCATCATCGACTGCTATGACAGTTTCACCTACAACCTCTACCAGCAGGTCGGAAAGCTCGGCGGCGAACCGGTCGTCGTCAGGAACGACGCCCCGGCCTCGGTGCTCCGGGACATCGACTGCGATCGGGTCATCCTCTCGCCGGGCCCGGGAACGCCCGAGGACGCGGGGCTCTGTCTCGACGCCCTCAGGACAGTCTGTCGCGAGGTCCCGACCCTCGGGGTCTGCCTCGGCCACCAGGCGATCTGCACCGTCTTCGGCGGGCGGGTGACGCGGGCCGGGCGCCTGATGCACGGCAAAACATCCCGGATCATCCACGACGGCGCCGGGATCTTCGACGGCGTCCCCGACCCCTTCTCTGCCACCCGGTACCACTCGCTGGTGGCCGACCGTGCGACCCTGCCGCGGGAACTCGATGTGACGGCGACGAGCCTGGACGACGGCTATGTGATGGGCGTCAGGCACCGGGACTATCCCATCGACGGCATCCAGTTCCACCCGGAGAGCATCCTCTCTCCCGAAGGGGACAGGATCATCGGGAACTTCCTTGCCGGAAAGGGGGCGCGGGCATGA
- a CDS encoding indole-3-glycerol-phosphate synthase translates to MILDDILARTRERVAGLEAAGHIPDCRASGRFSLTTAIRTSERRNAVIAEVKYASPSRGTLRGGDAPEVLAGDLIASGCVALSVLTEPFFFGGSVENLLRVGQVSPVPLLRKDFIIDELQIRETAALGADAVLLIAGVLGRDLGDFVDLSLELGLEPLVEVRTRDEAELALSTAADLIGINNRDLSTMTTNLNTTKKLSELVSGEGRLIVSESGVVWPCDVRALRPYCDAFLVGSALMSSAHPGKRLERLVCA, encoded by the coding sequence ATGATCCTGGACGATATCCTCGCCCGCACCCGCGAGCGTGTGGCCGGGCTGGAAGCGGCCGGGCACATCCCTGACTGCCGGGCCTCCGGGCGGTTCAGCCTGACGACGGCGATCCGCACCTCTGAACGGAGGAACGCGGTCATTGCGGAGGTGAAGTACGCCTCCCCTTCCCGCGGCACCCTTCGCGGCGGTGACGCCCCCGAGGTGCTGGCAGGTGACCTCATCGCCAGTGGGTGCGTCGCCCTCTCGGTTCTGACAGAACCCTTCTTCTTCGGGGGCAGTGTGGAAAACCTCCTGAGGGTCGGGCAGGTCTCGCCGGTCCCGCTCCTCAGGAAGGACTTCATCATCGACGAACTCCAGATCAGGGAGACGGCGGCGCTCGGGGCCGATGCGGTCCTTCTCATCGCCGGCGTGCTAGGCAGGGACCTCGGGGACTTCGTGGACCTCTCCCTCGAACTCGGCCTTGAACCGCTCGTCGAGGTCCGCACCCGTGACGAGGCCGAACTCGCTCTTTCTACCGCTGCCGACCTTATCGGGATCAACAACCGTGACCTCTCCACGATGACGACCAACCTGAACACCACGAAGAAACTCTCCGAACTGGTTTCAGGAGAGGGGAGGCTCATCGTCTCCGAGAGCGGCGTCGTCTGGCCCTGCGACGTCCGGGCCCTGCGGCCGTACTGCGATGCGTTTCTCGTCGGTTCGGCCCTCATGTCCTCGGCGCATCCGGGGAAGAGACTGGAGAGGCTGGTATGCGCGTGA